In a genomic window of Ignavibacteria bacterium:
- the deoC gene encoding deoxyribose-phosphate aldolase: MNIAPYIDHTVLKPESTAQAVDVLCAEAVQYGFASVCILPWHVARAAAILRGGTVAVCTVVGFPLGASTTSTKVAETIDAIERGAKEIDVVTSITALKSGMYDSVLDDLRSVCEVSHERDAIVKVIIETCLLTDDEKKRMCSIVTQSGADYIKTSTGFSTGGATLDDVRLLREKVGPNVLVKASGGIRDRTTALAMIEAGAARLGTSSGVLIVQG, encoded by the coding sequence ATGAACATCGCCCCCTACATCGATCACACCGTTTTGAAGCCTGAGTCAACTGCGCAGGCTGTTGATGTCCTATGTGCCGAAGCGGTGCAGTATGGGTTTGCGTCCGTGTGTATTCTCCCTTGGCATGTTGCAAGGGCAGCGGCCATCCTGCGCGGTGGAACTGTGGCCGTGTGCACGGTAGTTGGGTTTCCTCTTGGTGCGTCCACAACTTCTACAAAGGTGGCTGAGACCATCGATGCAATTGAACGGGGCGCTAAGGAGATCGATGTTGTTACATCCATTACAGCGCTCAAGAGTGGAATGTATGACAGTGTGTTAGATGATCTGCGAAGTGTTTGTGAAGTATCACACGAACGTGACGCCATTGTGAAAGTGATCATCGAAACGTGTCTCCTCACTGATGATGAGAAGAAACGTATGTGTTCGATCGTGACGCAGTCCGGTGCGGATTACATCAAGACCTCAACAGGGTTCTCTACGGGCGGGGCAACGTTGGATGATGTTCGGCTCTTGCGGGAGAAAGTAGGACCAAATGTCCTGGTCAAGGCCAGCGGCGGTATCCGAGACCGCACAACGGCTCTTGCGATGATCGAAGCAGGCGCAGCCCGACTCGGCACGTCATCTGGGGTTCTGATCGTGCAAGGCTAA
- the ptsP gene encoding phosphoenolpyruvate--protein phosphotransferase produces the protein MTTFTPTGTRILKGIPASPGIAVGKAFVLSIESPSVQPDTLEQHEIPHEVARFRTAQEATTVELLNSIELARQESSTVKSIIESYLLIASDPVMTGSIVDRIMAGTPAETAVLNEFDVHKTVLYGARDPLLRERVQDFEHVMERIIAALRNRTLAHDQAGDSVVVAGSITPQDMLFFKKLRTLGYVSEVGGINSHSCILARDFGVPAVIGIRNATDVITSDNIVIVDGYAGIVIVDPDTETLNEYIKKHRQAEDYRDRLGGLVNKPTVTTDGVALVLKANVDTPDQVDAAIMAGCEGVGLVRTEMLLVQRGRYPAVDEQTEWYGDIAQRAYPLSVTFRAFDVGSDKFREGIPHHEENPALGLRGIRFLLYRPDIFEDQICAILRASVHRNVRLMLPMISTLEELDQAKAMIEHCKTKLAHEGVDFDHAMPLGVMVETPAAALMASVYAARVDFLSIGTNDLAQYTLATDRTNELVADIFDAMHPAVVRLITMTVDAARNAGITVSVCGEMAGHAASTEMLVGMGIHELSVSPPLLLELKHRIRSVSHAECVDLVHRISECTTTTEVYAVLGSLKPWNYGGDGLV, from the coding sequence ATGACTACCTTCACACCAACCGGCACACGTATCCTCAAGGGAATTCCTGCATCCCCTGGTATCGCAGTTGGTAAAGCGTTCGTCCTGAGTATCGAAAGTCCGAGCGTACAGCCGGACACTCTCGAACAACATGAGATACCACACGAGGTTGCTCGTTTTCGGACCGCACAAGAAGCAACCACGGTGGAGCTTCTGAATTCCATCGAGCTCGCACGGCAAGAATCGAGCACCGTCAAGTCCATCATTGAATCCTATCTGCTCATTGCGAGTGACCCGGTCATGACCGGGTCGATCGTTGATCGTATCATGGCAGGTACTCCTGCCGAAACCGCGGTCTTGAACGAGTTCGATGTCCACAAGACCGTGCTCTATGGAGCTCGCGATCCGCTCCTTCGTGAACGGGTCCAAGACTTTGAACATGTGATGGAACGGATCATCGCTGCGCTTCGAAATCGAACGCTCGCGCATGATCAAGCCGGTGACAGTGTGGTGGTGGCCGGTTCCATCACACCTCAGGACATGCTGTTCTTCAAGAAGTTGAGAACGTTAGGCTATGTCTCGGAAGTTGGCGGCATCAATTCCCATTCATGTATCCTGGCAAGAGACTTCGGCGTGCCGGCTGTGATCGGAATTCGTAATGCCACGGACGTGATCACATCGGATAACATTGTGATCGTCGATGGGTATGCCGGCATCGTGATCGTTGATCCGGATACAGAAACGCTTAACGAATACATCAAGAAACATCGTCAGGCTGAAGACTACAGAGACCGACTCGGCGGGCTTGTGAACAAGCCCACGGTTACAACGGATGGTGTGGCACTTGTCCTTAAGGCCAATGTGGATACGCCGGATCAGGTTGACGCGGCCATCATGGCCGGCTGCGAAGGTGTAGGCCTGGTTCGCACAGAGATGTTGCTCGTTCAACGTGGCAGATACCCTGCCGTTGATGAGCAAACAGAATGGTATGGCGATATCGCCCAACGTGCCTATCCGCTCTCCGTTACTTTCCGTGCGTTCGATGTTGGCAGCGACAAGTTTCGAGAGGGTATTCCGCATCACGAAGAGAACCCGGCGCTTGGACTGCGAGGTATACGTTTCTTGCTGTATCGTCCTGACATCTTTGAAGATCAGATCTGCGCCATCCTTCGAGCCTCCGTTCACAGGAACGTTCGTTTGATGCTTCCAATGATCTCAACCTTGGAAGAGTTGGACCAAGCCAAGGCAATGATCGAACACTGTAAAACGAAACTTGCCCATGAGGGTGTTGACTTTGACCACGCCATGCCTCTTGGAGTGATGGTTGAAACACCGGCAGCTGCGTTGATGGCGTCGGTCTATGCGGCGCGTGTTGACTTCCTATCGATCGGAACCAATGACCTCGCCCAATACACACTTGCAACAGACCGCACGAATGAGTTGGTGGCAGATATCTTCGATGCAATGCATCCGGCGGTTGTTCGGCTCATTACGATGACCGTAGATGCAGCGCGTAATGCGGGTATCACGGTGAGTGTATGCGGCGAAATGGCCGGCCATGCAGCTTCTACAGAGATGCTTGTGGGAATGGGCATTCATGAGCTGAGCGTATCGCCCCCTCTCCTCTTGGAATTGAAACACCGCATACGATCTGTGTCCCATGCAGAATGTGTGGATCTGGTGCATCGCATTTCTGAGTGCACCACTACAACTGAGGTCTATGCTGTGCTTGGTTCATTAAAGCCGTGGAATTATGGGGGCGATGGCCTCGTATGA
- a CDS encoding HPr family phosphocarrier protein translates to MITTTVRVMNRAGLHTRPAAMLVKLAAQFKSEMYLIRDGFNINAKSIIGVMTLAAEQGCELGLLVEGPDESEAAKAIEDLFAGGFGEQI, encoded by the coding sequence ATGATCACAACTACCGTACGAGTGATGAACAGAGCCGGACTTCATACAAGACCAGCTGCGATGCTTGTGAAACTTGCGGCTCAGTTCAAGAGTGAAATGTATCTCATTCGTGACGGGTTCAATATCAATGCGAAAAGCATCATCGGTGTGATGACTCTCGCTGCCGAACAGGGGTGCGAGCTCGGACTGCTTGTTGAGGGTCCTGATGAGTCAGAAGCCGCCAAGGCCATCGAAGACCTCTTCGCTGGGGGATTTGGTGAGCAGATATGA
- a CDS encoding threonylcarbamoyl-AMP synthase: MILSPTTENLARAADVLRMGGVVAIPTETVYGLAGRIDNDLALGSIFSLKGRPADNPLIVHVSSTLEAMVVVHPSAHEQLVHLAQLFWPGPLTLVLPKADGVSPIVTGGLQTVAVRMPEHPIARMIIELCGSPLAAPSANRSGRPSPTTAEHVESDLGHDVLIVNGGPCRVGLESTVVRVLPDRLVILRPGVVTAQDLQTRSGLLVDHSVSDTELIASPGTRYRHYAPNAILLIVSSEEDVVDHLSGGEGDVMILTRPEVHASFSGRIVGSLTEHDLYAELRRADDLHVERIVVLCDEAVRGNEALMNRLRKASGDGNEQDTGT; the protein is encoded by the coding sequence ATGATCCTTTCTCCGACTACGGAAAATCTTGCCCGTGCTGCAGACGTTCTGCGCATGGGAGGTGTAGTTGCTATTCCAACGGAAACGGTCTACGGTCTGGCCGGCAGGATCGATAACGATCTTGCTCTGGGGTCGATCTTCAGTCTCAAGGGGCGTCCGGCCGATAATCCGCTTATCGTCCATGTTTCGTCCACGTTAGAGGCGATGGTCGTGGTTCACCCATCGGCGCATGAGCAATTGGTGCACCTGGCTCAGCTGTTCTGGCCCGGTCCCCTTACTCTAGTTCTTCCCAAAGCCGATGGCGTTTCACCGATCGTAACTGGTGGACTTCAGACCGTGGCAGTTCGTATGCCAGAGCACCCCATCGCGCGAATGATCATTGAGCTCTGTGGAAGCCCCCTAGCTGCTCCGAGTGCAAATCGATCCGGACGGCCCAGCCCAACTACGGCAGAGCATGTGGAGTCGGATCTTGGCCATGATGTGCTGATCGTCAACGGCGGTCCGTGCCGTGTAGGACTCGAAAGCACCGTTGTGAGGGTTCTGCCTGATAGACTCGTGATCCTGCGTCCTGGAGTTGTCACCGCTCAAGACCTGCAGACACGATCGGGACTTCTGGTGGACCATTCCGTCAGTGATACAGAGCTGATCGCATCCCCCGGCACGCGATACAGACACTATGCACCGAATGCAATCTTACTGATCGTTTCGTCCGAAGAAGATGTGGTTGATCATCTGTCAGGGGGCGAGGGTGATGTTATGATCCTCACCCGTCCGGAAGTTCATGCGTCATTCAGCGGCAGGATCGTTGGATCCTTGACCGAGCATGATCTGTATGCCGAACTGCGTAGGGCCGACGATTTGCATGTTGAACGCATTGTGGTACTTTGTGACGAGGCCGTACGCGGCAACGAAGCTCTCATGAACAGGCTTCGAAAGGCGTCGGGCGATGGTAATGAGCAGGATACAGGGACATGA
- the glgP gene encoding alpha-glucan family phosphorylase: MRPVSTFVVSPSIPNELLPLKELAYNYWWCWSSEATELFRRLDTQLWDEVRHNPVQMLGQLSQERLQHLAKRPEYVNAAASVLASFRSYMDSPGWYSTLETHPASYIAYFCAEFGIHESFSSYSGGLGVLAGDHLKSASDLGLPLVAVGLLYQEGYFRQYLTENGWQNEQYQEVDFFSLPLTHVSNADGSPLLISVDMPLGTCFAQIWKVNVGRIPLYLLDTNVPQNTDPALRDVTDRLYGGSINTRIMQEMMLGIGGMRALQALGIDPSVCHVNEGHAAFFMLERTHQFMNRFGINFREAWRMTQTSSVFTTHTPVPAGNEVFEHSILEPYFRNYVEGMGLPWADFLDLGSMGKGRAETGFSMTVLGLRGSSYRNGVSALHGVVAREMWHGVWEQFSLDEVPIQGLVNGVHTTTWVAPELGEIYDRYLGSDWRTEPWKESSWAEVDSIPSIELWRVHQRRRDRLVLGAREHILSKHHASLTQEQVSTINECLDPDILTIGFARRFASYKRADLLMRDMERLSKIILNADRPVQFILAGKAHPKDTLGKELIQNVHEMIKEFHLQKRIVFLEDYDMDTARLMVRGCDVWLNTPRRPHEASGTSGMKAAINGVLHCSILDGWWAEGYDGKNGWAIGRGEVFEPEEQDQADSITLYDVLEHGIIPLFYDVAGSRVPERWVAMMKHNIKTNAWKFAAQRMVRDYTLTAYLPAMAGYAAITANNGQQAKEMVSFFDGIDANWQSVKVSDVTVHGASHANVGKRIHVTARVDLGSIPSDAVIVQIVFGSVDSKGEIKPAETKSMTLLRNEGHSSIFEGDYECERTGMNGCTVRVIPVHPALHSIADAHHVAYPPVQI; the protein is encoded by the coding sequence ATGCGTCCAGTTTCAACCTTTGTTGTGTCTCCGTCGATCCCGAACGAGCTTCTCCCACTGAAGGAGCTTGCCTATAACTACTGGTGGTGTTGGAGTTCGGAGGCTACGGAGCTATTCCGCAGGCTCGACACGCAACTCTGGGACGAGGTGCGTCATAATCCGGTCCAGATGCTCGGTCAGCTCTCCCAGGAACGCCTTCAGCACCTTGCCAAACGTCCGGAGTACGTGAACGCTGCCGCATCAGTGCTAGCGAGTTTCCGTTCCTACATGGACTCTCCCGGTTGGTATTCCACTCTTGAAACACATCCCGCCTCGTACATCGCTTATTTCTGTGCTGAGTTTGGCATCCACGAGAGTTTCTCGTCGTATTCAGGTGGCCTTGGAGTCCTTGCCGGTGACCACTTGAAGAGTGCCAGCGATCTTGGGCTTCCCCTCGTAGCAGTGGGACTGTTGTACCAAGAAGGGTACTTCCGCCAATACCTCACCGAGAATGGTTGGCAGAATGAGCAGTATCAGGAAGTGGACTTCTTCTCGTTGCCACTTACCCACGTCTCGAATGCGGATGGATCGCCCCTTTTGATCAGCGTGGACATGCCTCTCGGAACGTGTTTTGCACAGATCTGGAAGGTGAACGTTGGTCGAATCCCGTTGTATCTGCTCGATACAAACGTTCCTCAGAACACGGACCCCGCACTCCGCGATGTAACCGACCGACTCTACGGCGGCAGCATCAACACGCGGATCATGCAGGAGATGATGCTTGGCATCGGCGGTATGCGTGCCTTACAAGCACTGGGCATCGATCCGAGTGTCTGCCACGTGAATGAAGGCCATGCTGCCTTCTTCATGTTAGAGCGGACCCACCAATTCATGAACCGTTTTGGCATCAATTTCCGTGAAGCCTGGCGGATGACACAGACCAGTAGCGTCTTCACCACACATACGCCAGTGCCGGCTGGCAATGAAGTGTTTGAACACTCAATACTTGAACCATACTTCCGCAACTACGTTGAAGGTATGGGGCTGCCGTGGGCAGACTTCCTTGATCTTGGATCCATGGGTAAGGGGCGAGCAGAAACCGGTTTTTCGATGACCGTTCTTGGTCTGCGTGGCTCGTCGTATCGCAATGGCGTAAGTGCTCTTCACGGTGTGGTGGCGCGCGAGATGTGGCACGGTGTATGGGAGCAATTCTCCCTTGACGAAGTTCCGATCCAAGGTCTCGTCAACGGCGTGCACACAACAACATGGGTGGCACCGGAACTTGGAGAGATCTACGATAGATACCTCGGATCTGACTGGCGCACTGAGCCGTGGAAGGAGAGTTCATGGGCCGAAGTTGATTCCATCCCAAGTATTGAGCTCTGGCGGGTCCATCAACGCCGTCGGGACAGACTCGTGCTTGGTGCCCGGGAGCATATCCTCAGCAAACACCATGCATCGCTTACGCAGGAACAAGTATCAACGATCAATGAATGTCTTGATCCTGATATCCTCACCATCGGCTTCGCCCGCAGGTTCGCATCGTATAAACGAGCAGATCTGCTCATGCGAGACATGGAGCGTCTTAGCAAGATCATCCTGAATGCCGACCGACCGGTGCAGTTCATTCTTGCAGGTAAGGCCCATCCTAAAGACACTCTCGGCAAGGAACTCATTCAGAATGTTCATGAAATGATAAAGGAATTCCATCTTCAGAAGAGGATCGTCTTCCTTGAAGATTACGACATGGACACTGCACGATTAATGGTCCGTGGATGTGATGTGTGGCTCAATACCCCTCGCAGACCTCATGAAGCCTCGGGTACATCCGGAATGAAAGCTGCCATCAATGGCGTTCTGCATTGCTCCATCTTGGACGGATGGTGGGCAGAAGGGTATGACGGGAAGAACGGTTGGGCTATCGGTAGGGGCGAAGTTTTCGAGCCGGAAGAACAGGATCAGGCAGACAGCATCACGTTGTACGATGTGCTCGAACATGGCATCATCCCGCTGTTCTATGACGTTGCCGGAAGCCGGGTGCCGGAACGTTGGGTTGCGATGATGAAGCATAACATTAAGACCAATGCATGGAAGTTCGCAGCTCAGCGAATGGTGCGAGACTATACACTTACGGCATATCTCCCAGCCATGGCAGGATATGCAGCCATTACAGCCAACAATGGTCAGCAGGCCAAGGAAATGGTATCATTCTTCGATGGGATTGATGCAAACTGGCAGTCCGTTAAAGTCTCGGACGTTACCGTACATGGCGCATCTCATGCCAATGTTGGCAAGCGTATCCATGTAACGGCTCGGGTCGATCTCGGCTCGATACCTTCCGATGCCGTGATCGTCCAGATCGTGTTCGGTTCTGTTGACTCTAAGGGAGAGATCAAACCTGCAGAAACAAAATCAATGACACTTCTTCGAAACGAAGGTCATAGTTCTATTTTCGAGGGCGATTACGAGTGTGAACGAACCGGAATGAATGGCTGCACGGTGCGTGTGATCCCCGTTCACCCTGCTCTTCACTCAATTGCAGACGCTCACCACGTGGCGTATCCACCAGTTCAGATTTGA